The proteins below come from a single Microbacterium sp. SLBN-154 genomic window:
- the thrB gene encoding homoserine kinase, protein MSGVPVGREVVVRVPATSANLGPGFDTLGLALSVYDELTVTALEPGRLEIEVEGEGAEGVPRDASHLVVTAIRYAFDAVGREMPGLRLRAVNVIPHGRGLGSSGAAVVSGLLAAKGLLAGDVDLDDDTLLRLATEMEGHPDNVAPALFGGLTIAWVDDGRPQHKKLLVHRGVAPLVFVPEFTMSTSVARSLQPLQVPREDAVFNVSRSALLIAALTQSPELLLAATEDKLHQNYRAQAMPDTDKLVRALRAVGFAAVVSGAGPSVLVLADGPGRRLEAVAVAERATDTPWEALMLAVDVKGGTVKEYAEGST, encoded by the coding sequence GTCCGGGATTCGACACTCTCGGCCTCGCCCTGAGCGTCTACGACGAGTTGACGGTCACCGCCCTCGAACCGGGCCGCCTCGAGATCGAGGTCGAGGGGGAGGGCGCCGAGGGTGTCCCGCGGGATGCCTCGCACCTCGTGGTGACCGCCATCCGCTACGCGTTCGACGCGGTCGGGCGCGAGATGCCGGGGCTGCGTCTTCGCGCCGTCAACGTCATCCCGCACGGGCGTGGACTCGGTTCCTCGGGAGCGGCGGTCGTGTCGGGCCTGCTCGCGGCGAAGGGGCTGCTCGCCGGCGACGTCGACCTCGACGACGACACCCTGCTGCGCCTGGCCACCGAGATGGAGGGCCACCCCGACAACGTCGCCCCGGCCCTCTTCGGCGGGCTCACGATCGCCTGGGTCGACGACGGGCGTCCGCAGCACAAGAAGCTGCTCGTGCACCGCGGGGTCGCGCCGCTGGTGTTCGTCCCCGAGTTCACGATGTCGACCTCCGTCGCGCGGAGCCTGCAGCCGCTTCAGGTGCCGCGGGAAGACGCCGTGTTCAACGTTTCGCGGTCGGCGCTGCTGATCGCGGCGCTCACCCAGAGCCCTGAGCTGCTCCTGGCGGCCACCGAGGACAAGCTGCACCAGAACTATCGCGCGCAGGCGATGCCCGACACCGACAAGCTGGTGCGGGCGCTGCGCGCGGTGGGGTTCGCCGCGGTCGTCTCCGGGGCCGGTCCCAGCGTCCTCGTGCTCGCCGACGGGCCCGGTCGGCGCCTCGAAGCGGTGGCCGTCGCCGAACGCGCCACCGACACCCCGTGGGAGGCCCTCATGCTGGCCGTCGACGTCAAGGGTGGTACAGTGAAGGAGTACGCGGAGGGTTCCACGTGA
- the rho gene encoding transcription termination factor Rho has product MESISEVHTPDDTTDERADAPEAVATDPNTTPDNPAEAAEAEGAAPADAEESADAVAEATPADAPAAEPADAAAEAPAADAAEAPADASAEEAPAETAPRKRAPRRAKTEGATATTRPKRTRATKAEKTAAADDAPAADQPTVEQSAVEEVAAAAPETVAPADDADAAPSESTADAAPSESAADTTTSPAETPAADSTSEGDTAAPAAEQSDDASSSSEGDADAGTRDDADETPSRGRSRSRNRNRNRGGQNPNAQEAGNGQGGQNQGGQNQGGNGRGAQNQNTATNVGPEASDDDTSAAGGRGRQRNKRRGQGPVDEFETEISEDDVLIPIAGILDVLDNYAFVRTTGYLPGPQDVYVSLGQVKKYNLRKGDAVVGSIKQPREGEQSSRQKYNALVKVDAVNGLSVDDAAERVEFGKLTPLYPQERLRLETAPEKLTQRIIDLVAPIGKGQRGLIVAPPKAGKTIVLQQIANAIAINNPEVHLMVVLVDERPEEVTDMQRTVRGEVIASTFDRPAEDHTTVAELAIERAKRLVELGRDVVVLLDSITRLGRAYNISAPTSGRVLTGGVDASALYPPKRFFGAARNIENGGSLTILATALVETGSKMDEVIFEEFKGTGNSELRLNRQLADKRIFPAVDVNASSTRREEMLMSADEVKITWKLRRALAGLDPQQALEVVLGKLKETGSNVEFLVQMQKSMPAPAQGGHGGHGSSHGHDNSIR; this is encoded by the coding sequence GTGGAGTCCATCTCCGAGGTCCACACCCCTGACGACACCACCGACGAGCGCGCCGACGCGCCCGAGGCGGTCGCCACGGACCCGAACACCACCCCCGACAACCCCGCCGAGGCCGCCGAGGCCGAGGGCGCCGCTCCGGCGGACGCCGAGGAGAGCGCGGATGCCGTCGCTGAAGCGACGCCGGCCGACGCCCCCGCTGCGGAGCCCGCCGATGCCGCTGCCGAGGCGCCGGCCGCCGACGCCGCGGAGGCGCCCGCCGACGCTTCTGCCGAGGAGGCGCCTGCCGAGACCGCGCCGCGCAAGCGTGCGCCCCGCCGGGCCAAGACCGAGGGCGCAACGGCGACCACCCGCCCCAAGCGCACTCGCGCCACCAAGGCCGAGAAGACCGCCGCGGCGGACGACGCGCCGGCCGCGGACCAGCCGACCGTCGAGCAGTCCGCCGTCGAAGAGGTCGCTGCCGCGGCGCCCGAGACGGTGGCTCCCGCCGACGACGCCGACGCGGCGCCCAGCGAGAGCACCGCCGACGCCGCGCCCAGCGAGAGCGCCGCCGACACCACGACCTCCCCGGCCGAGACGCCGGCCGCCGACAGCACGTCCGAGGGCGACACCGCAGCGCCTGCCGCCGAGCAGTCCGATGATGCGTCGTCCTCGTCCGAGGGTGACGCCGACGCGGGCACGCGAGACGACGCCGACGAGACCCCGTCGCGTGGCCGGAGCCGCAGCCGCAACCGCAACCGCAACCGCGGTGGCCAGAACCCGAACGCACAGGAGGCCGGCAACGGCCAGGGCGGCCAGAACCAGGGCGGCCAGAACCAGGGCGGCAACGGTCGCGGCGCGCAGAACCAGAACACCGCGACGAACGTCGGCCCCGAAGCATCCGATGACGACACCTCCGCGGCGGGCGGCCGTGGGCGCCAGCGCAACAAGCGTCGTGGCCAGGGGCCGGTCGACGAGTTCGAGACCGAGATCAGCGAGGATGACGTCCTCATCCCGATCGCGGGCATCCTCGACGTGCTCGACAACTACGCGTTCGTGCGCACCACCGGCTACCTTCCCGGACCGCAGGACGTCTACGTCTCGCTGGGGCAGGTGAAGAAGTACAACCTGCGCAAGGGCGACGCCGTCGTCGGCTCGATCAAGCAGCCGCGCGAGGGCGAGCAGTCCAGCCGCCAGAAGTACAACGCGCTCGTGAAGGTCGACGCGGTCAACGGCCTGTCGGTCGACGATGCCGCCGAGCGCGTCGAGTTCGGCAAGCTCACCCCGCTCTACCCGCAGGAGCGCCTGCGCCTGGAAACGGCGCCCGAGAAGCTCACGCAGCGCATCATCGACCTCGTCGCCCCCATCGGCAAGGGTCAGCGCGGTCTCATCGTCGCCCCGCCGAAGGCGGGCAAGACGATCGTGCTGCAGCAGATCGCCAACGCCATCGCGATCAACAACCCCGAGGTGCACCTGATGGTCGTGCTCGTCGACGAGCGCCCCGAAGAAGTGACCGACATGCAGCGGACGGTCCGCGGCGAGGTCATCGCCTCGACCTTCGACCGGCCGGCCGAGGACCACACCACGGTCGCCGAGCTCGCCATCGAGCGGGCCAAGCGCCTGGTGGAGCTCGGTCGCGACGTCGTCGTGCTGCTGGACTCGATCACGCGCCTGGGTCGTGCCTACAACATCTCCGCGCCCACCTCGGGTCGCGTGCTCACCGGCGGGGTCGACGCCTCGGCCCTGTACCCGCCCAAGCGGTTCTTCGGCGCAGCGCGCAACATCGAGAACGGCGGCTCGCTGACGATCCTCGCCACCGCGCTGGTCGAGACCGGCTCGAAGATGGACGAGGTGATCTTCGAGGAGTTCAAGGGCACCGGCAACAGCGAGCTGCGTCTGAACCGCCAGCTCGCCGACAAGCGGATCTTCCCGGCCGTGGACGTCAATGCGTCGTCGACGCGTCGCGAAGAGATGCTGATGTCGGCCGACGAGGTCAAGATCACCTGGAAGCTCCGGCGGGCCCTCGCGGGTCTTGACCCCCAGCAGGCGCTGGAGGTCGTGCTCGGAAAGCTCAAGGAGACCGGCTCGAACGTCGAGTTCCTCGTGCAGATGCAGAAGTCGATGCCCGCTCCAGCGCAGGGCGGTCACGGCGGCCACGGCAGCAGCCACGGTCACGACAACAGCATCCGCTGA